In Vagococcus hydrophili, one DNA window encodes the following:
- a CDS encoding HAD-IIB family hydrolase codes for MTVVFDLDGTTIFKGKKMTADIASAILKLSKNRKVIFASARPIRDMLPVLPEDFHEFTLIGGNGAFIKDQGEITTTAFSEKEKNLIFKLIESNNLNYMVDSSWDYSYQGDTNHPLYLGIDPHKQAENKELNALNPVVKAVLFTMDAGIIATLKDENITVHYHGREHLIDLSPADISKWTAFNSLNLKDKLTMFGNDANDIPMFKQANQSFIIGDILDESITGTRLSKDAVAQTILSLC; via the coding sequence ATGACTGTTGTATTTGACTTAGATGGAACAACTATCTTCAAAGGTAAAAAAATGACGGCTGACATTGCTTCAGCTATCTTAAAACTTAGCAAGAATAGAAAAGTTATTTTTGCTTCTGCAAGACCCATTCGAGATATGCTACCAGTTTTACCAGAAGACTTTCATGAGTTCACGTTAATTGGTGGTAACGGTGCCTTTATTAAAGATCAAGGGGAAATTACGACGACTGCCTTTTCTGAAAAAGAGAAAAACCTTATTTTTAAGTTAATCGAGAGTAATAACTTAAATTATATGGTTGATAGTTCTTGGGACTATTCTTATCAAGGAGACACGAATCATCCACTCTATTTAGGAATTGATCCTCATAAACAAGCAGAAAACAAAGAATTAAACGCTCTAAATCCAGTTGTAAAAGCAGTTCTTTTTACAATGGACGCAGGTATCATTGCAACACTTAAAGATGAAAATATCACTGTTCATTACCACGGAAGAGAGCATTTAATTGACCTGTCTCCTGCTGACATTTCTAAATGGACAGCTTTTAACTCACTTAACCTGAAAGATAAATTAACTATGTTTGGTAATGATGCTAATGACATTCCAATGTTTAAACAAGCCAATCAATCATTTATTATTGGAGATATACTTGACGAGAGTATTACAGGAACACGTTTAAGTAAAGATGCCGTTGCCCAGACTATTCTTTCTTTATGCTAA
- a CDS encoding TatD family hydrolase → MIDAHCHLDENQTLIDLLKEHHISATINCQSIEEWQRNKLLTQNSPFLTLSAGIHPWDSDKVLFMDFLPILKETQIIGEIGMDRTWTNVPLDIQQDVFTRQLELASSLKKPVILHTKGQEEKIAKIIKDYPNTYLVHWYSCDSFFKYYLKLDCYFTIGPSLKYDTISQKIAKEIPLNRILFESDGLEALAWAHNLSYEKIDYLKLQEDSLRYLSDLKSISYDNLLNLLQNNYDNWLR, encoded by the coding sequence ATGATTGACGCCCATTGTCATTTAGATGAGAATCAGACATTAATCGATTTACTAAAAGAGCATCACATTTCTGCCACTATTAATTGTCAATCCATTGAAGAGTGGCAAAGAAACAAGTTATTAACTCAAAACTCCCCCTTCCTAACCTTAAGTGCTGGTATTCACCCTTGGGATAGTGACAAAGTTTTATTTATGGATTTCTTACCTATTTTAAAGGAAACTCAAATTATTGGTGAAATCGGTATGGATAGGACTTGGACGAATGTACCATTAGATATCCAACAAGATGTTTTTACTCGGCAACTTGAATTGGCAAGTTCTTTAAAGAAGCCAGTCATTTTACATACGAAAGGACAAGAAGAGAAAATCGCCAAGATTATCAAAGATTACCCAAATACTTATCTTGTTCACTGGTATTCTTGCGATAGTTTTTTTAAATACTATCTCAAACTAGACTGCTATTTTACTATTGGTCCATCATTAAAGTATGATACAATCAGTCAAAAGATTGCTAAAGAGATACCCTTAAATCGCATCCTCTTTGAATCAGATGGTTTAGAGGCTTTAGCTTGGGCACATAATCTTTCCTATGAAAAGATTGATTACTTAAAACTTCAAGAAGACTCTTTAAGATATTTAAGCGATTTGAAAAGTATTTCTTATGACAATCTTTTAAATTTACTACAAAATAACTATGACAATTGGTTACGTTAG
- a CDS encoding ABC transporter ATP-binding protein: MNQIICENLGLIYKNQWVFKELNFTINKNEFISIVGPSGCGKSSLLNILAGTLVSSSGKVMVDTEEITGLNAHFAYMPQDDLLFNSKTVVQNISLYQKIHKLEINHDQNEQLLKEFGLYDVKDSYPDELSGGMKQRVAFLRTVLVDRDILLLDEPFGALDIFTRQTLQDWLKKIAKQLNKTIILVTHDIDEALYLSDRIFVMGNTPSSILSEVDLTDQNQTREWLIQQGELKESIYKKIKHTSEA; this comes from the coding sequence ATGAACCAAATTATTTGTGAGAATTTAGGCTTAATTTATAAAAATCAATGGGTGTTCAAAGAGTTAAATTTTACGATTAACAAGAATGAATTTATTTCAATTGTTGGTCCTAGCGGTTGCGGTAAATCTAGTCTGCTTAATATTTTAGCTGGCACACTTGTTAGCTCATCGGGAAAAGTGATGGTCGATACTGAAGAAATCACTGGTTTAAATGCTCACTTTGCTTATATGCCACAAGACGATTTACTTTTCAACTCTAAAACTGTGGTTCAAAATATCTCTTTGTATCAAAAAATTCATAAACTAGAGATTAATCACGATCAAAATGAACAGCTTTTAAAAGAGTTTGGTCTATATGACGTTAAAGATAGTTACCCCGATGAGCTATCTGGTGGTATGAAACAACGCGTGGCTTTTCTTCGAACTGTTTTGGTTGACCGAGATATTTTATTACTCGATGAGCCTTTTGGTGCTTTAGACATTTTCACCCGCCAAACTTTACAAGATTGGTTAAAAAAAATTGCTAAACAGCTAAATAAAACCATTATTTTAGTAACTCATGATATTGATGAAGCCTTATATCTTTCTGACCGTATTTTTGTTATGGGAAATACACCAAGTTCTATCCTCTCAGAAGTGGATTTAACTGATCAAAATCAGACAAGAGAATGGCTCATCCAACAAGGTGAGTTGAAAGAGTCAATCTATAAAAAAATCAAACACACAAGTGAGGCATAA